From Alphaproteobacteria bacterium, the proteins below share one genomic window:
- the maf gene encoding septum formation protein Maf, with product MIEQTVLPLILASQSATRKRLLTKAGVPYEAADHEVDEVVLRARLKGDACSSEDAAHRLAEQKAKSVSTKFPDRLTLGADQLFVCEDHWLGKVSSVQEANDMLRRLSGKEHALITAISCVENGREVWSCIDTVRMTMRPLSEAFIAYYVEKVSRSIEGGSHLYQLENLGIQLFSQIRGDYFSVLGLPLLPLLPFLRERGLLPA from the coding sequence ATGATTGAACAAACAGTTCTTCCCCTCATTCTTGCCTCTCAGAGCGCAACACGCAAGAGGCTTTTGACAAAAGCAGGCGTGCCGTACGAAGCCGCAGATCACGAGGTTGATGAGGTTGTTCTTAGGGCGCGCCTTAAGGGTGACGCTTGTTCTTCTGAAGACGCAGCCCATAGATTAGCCGAACAAAAGGCGAAGTCTGTAAGCACCAAGTTTCCTGATCGGCTGACGCTTGGGGCTGATCAGCTTTTTGTTTGCGAGGACCACTGGTTGGGCAAGGTCTCCAGCGTTCAAGAGGCGAATGACATGCTGAGACGTCTCTCAGGAAAGGAGCATGCCCTTATTACCGCAATCAGTTGTGTTGAAAATGGCCGGGAGGTTTGGTCGTGTATCGATACAGTCCGAATGACCATGCGCCCCCTGAGCGAGGCGTTTATCGCCTACTATGTGGAGAAAGTAAGCCGCAGTATAGAGGGAGGAAGCCACTTGTATCAGCTGGAGAATCTTGGGATTCAGCTTTTTTCCCAAATACGAGGCGACTATTTTAGTGTTTTGGGCTTGCCGCTTCTTCCTTTGCTCCCCTTTTTGCGCGAGCGAGGGCTTCTTCCGGCGTAG
- a CDS encoding uroporphyrinogen decarboxylase has product MKPLLNVLAGNVLDIPPIWLMRQTGRYLPEYQKIKAQVKNFMSLCLSSSLAADVTLLPINRFKLDAAILFSDILMVPYALGQNVQIEPNVGPQLGAFPGQLFEIKQEIQVFHERLAPVYETIKQVKDRLPADVALIGFAGAPWTVATYMVEQGPSKDFSGVKAAAFANPQKFQQFLMNLAEYTLSYLEAQVNSGAEVIQLFDSWAGAVPADFYEDWVIKPTAKIVSGLKERFPDLPIIGFPKGSGILYEAYFYGTGVTALSLDSSVPLSWALQTFSCPLQGNLDPALALVGGDVMKSEVQKILKAFAGKPFIFNLGHGVNKETPPENIQGLVDLVRS; this is encoded by the coding sequence ATGAAACCACTCTTAAACGTACTTGCAGGAAATGTTTTGGATATTCCCCCCATTTGGCTTATGAGGCAAACGGGAAGATATCTTCCGGAGTATCAAAAAATTAAGGCTCAAGTAAAGAATTTTATGTCTTTATGTCTGTCTTCAAGCCTTGCTGCTGATGTGACGCTTCTTCCTATAAACCGCTTTAAATTGGATGCCGCCATTCTGTTTTCTGATATTTTGATGGTTCCATATGCCCTCGGCCAGAATGTTCAGATTGAACCTAACGTTGGCCCTCAATTAGGCGCCTTTCCAGGGCAACTATTTGAAATTAAACAAGAAATACAAGTGTTTCATGAAAGACTTGCTCCCGTTTATGAGACAATAAAGCAAGTTAAAGATAGGCTGCCAGCGGACGTTGCGCTGATTGGCTTTGCTGGGGCTCCCTGGACGGTCGCGACCTATATGGTGGAGCAGGGCCCCTCAAAAGATTTTTCTGGAGTCAAAGCGGCCGCCTTTGCAAACCCTCAGAAGTTTCAGCAATTCTTAATGAATTTGGCCGAGTACACACTTTCATATCTTGAAGCACAGGTGAATAGTGGAGCGGAGGTCATCCAGTTGTTTGACAGTTGGGCAGGGGCTGTACCTGCGGACTTTTATGAAGATTGGGTCATAAAGCCAACGGCCAAAATAGTCTCGGGGCTGAAGGAGCGTTTTCCAGATCTTCCCATTATAGGGTTTCCAAAGGGGTCGGGCATTTTATACGAGGCCTATTTTTATGGGACAGGGGTGACCGCCTTGAGCCTTGATTCGTCTGTTCCCTTGTCCTGGGCTCTCCAAACATTTTCCTGCCCTCTACAGGGCAATTTAGATCCCGCCTTGGCTCTTGTTGGAGGGGATGTTATGAAAAGTGAAGTCCAAAAGATATTGAAGGCCTTTGCCGGAAAACCTTTTATTTTTAATCTAGGACATGGGGTGAACAAGGAAACACCTCCGGAAAACATTCAGGGCCTCGTAGACCTAGTTCGATCCTGA
- a CDS encoding TIGR00701 family protein yields the protein MDAFEFLVPYFFWIKALHIILVIFWMAALFYFPRLLVYHVEEIGNPEIVKLLSKMAARLLSFILTPATIGAVFFGVILMLIPGVLAPPSGWFHLKLVLVLALLFSQGYFVRSHKQLLRGEVPFNSKTIRLLNEIPPVLTIFIVLLAVLKFF from the coding sequence ATGGATGCTTTTGAATTTTTAGTACCTTATTTTTTTTGGATTAAGGCTCTTCATATTATTCTCGTTATTTTTTGGATGGCGGCGCTCTTTTACTTCCCCCGATTGCTCGTCTATCACGTTGAGGAGATAGGCAATCCGGAAATTGTAAAGCTTTTGAGCAAGATGGCGGCGCGACTGCTAAGCTTTATCTTAACGCCGGCGACCATAGGGGCTGTTTTTTTTGGTGTAATTCTTATGCTTATTCCGGGGGTTCTGGCGCCACCGTCTGGGTGGTTCCATTTAAAGCTGGTGCTTGTTCTCGCCCTGTTGTTCTCGCAAGGTTATTTTGTACGCTCCCACAAGCAGCTCCTGAGGGGTGAGGTTCCCTTTAATTCAAAGACGATTCGTCTTTTGAATGAGATTCCTCCAGTTTTGACCATCTTCATTGTTCTCCTGGCGGTGCTGAAGTTTTTTTAA
- the rho gene encoding transcription termination factor Rho, with protein sequence MKLKELKKMTPPDLLAFAEKLEVENASTMRTQDIMYAILKHQAGNGVPIFGEGVLEIMQDGFGFLRSPESNYLPGPDDIYVSPSQVRKFALRTGDTVDGEIRSPREGERYFALLKVDSINFDKPEKLKNRINFDNLTPLYPEDAIKLEIDEAKVKDKTLRVVDLISPLGKGQRGLIVAPPRTGKTVMLQNIAHAITANHPEAYLIVLLIDERPEEVTDMARSVKGEVVSSTFDEPASRHVQVSEMVIAKAKRLVEQKKDVVILLDSITRLARAYNTIVPSSGKVLTGGVDANALQKPKRFFGAARNIEEGGSLTILATALVETGSRMDEVIFEEFKGTGNSEIILDRKISDKRVFPAIDITKSGTRKEELLVDKSVLSKMWVLRRILNPMGPLEAMEFLLDKLRGSKTNEEFFDSMNN encoded by the coding sequence ATGAAACTTAAAGAACTAAAGAAAATGACGCCGCCTGACCTTTTGGCTTTTGCTGAGAAGTTGGAGGTCGAGAACGCAAGCACCATGCGAACCCAAGACATTATGTACGCCATCCTTAAGCATCAGGCTGGTAATGGCGTGCCAATCTTTGGGGAAGGCGTCCTCGAAATTATGCAAGATGGCTTTGGTTTCCTTCGTTCTCCCGAATCAAATTACTTGCCTGGGCCAGATGATATTTATGTGTCTCCCAGTCAGGTTAGAAAGTTTGCTCTACGCACCGGCGACACAGTGGACGGGGAAATTCGTTCGCCGCGAGAGGGTGAGCGATATTTTGCCTTACTAAAAGTCGATAGTATAAATTTTGATAAACCAGAAAAACTCAAAAATCGAATTAACTTTGACAATCTCACCCCCCTGTATCCAGAAGATGCCATCAAGTTAGAAATTGACGAGGCAAAGGTAAAAGATAAAACGCTTCGTGTTGTTGATCTTATTTCGCCGTTAGGAAAGGGGCAGCGGGGTCTCATTGTGGCGCCACCGAGGACAGGAAAAACGGTGATGCTGCAAAACATAGCTCATGCTATAACGGCAAATCACCCCGAAGCCTACCTCATCGTTCTTCTTATCGATGAAAGGCCAGAAGAGGTTACAGATATGGCGCGATCCGTAAAGGGGGAGGTTGTTAGCTCAACTTTTGATGAGCCCGCTTCACGCCACGTTCAGGTTTCTGAGATGGTGATTGCCAAAGCCAAGCGTTTAGTAGAGCAAAAGAAAGATGTGGTCATTCTTCTGGACTCCATTACGAGACTGGCCCGAGCCTATAACACAATTGTACCGTCTTCAGGAAAAGTCCTAACAGGTGGTGTTGATGCGAACGCGCTGCAAAAACCCAAAAGATTTTTTGGCGCCGCGCGAAATATAGAAGAAGGAGGTTCGCTCACAATCCTTGCAACCGCATTGGTTGAAACAGGATCTAGAATGGATGAGGTTATTTTTGAAGAGTTCAAGGGAACAGGAAACTCAGAAATAATTCTTGATAGGAAAATATCTGACAAGAGGGTCTTCCCTGCAATTGATATCACAAAATCAGGAACGAGAAAGGAAGAGCTCCTTGTGGACAAGTCAGTTCTCTCCAAGATGTGGGTTCTTCGTCGCATTCTCAATCCAATGGGACCTCTAGAGGCGATGGAGTTTTTATTAGATAAGCTACGCGGCTCTAAAACCAATGAAGAGTTTTTTGACTCCATGAATAACTAA